In Quercus lobata isolate SW786 chromosome 12, ValleyOak3.0 Primary Assembly, whole genome shotgun sequence, a genomic segment contains:
- the LOC115970846 gene encoding receptor-like cytosolic serine/threonine-protein kinase RBK2: MKKKVDYSSPVGVLEDYFKSSESETYSSKEHNVDYEVQQHSKPTSRWHGFVQLLRSRSKKSLATMHPLSVMKLSRRISGSMREAKAMFPSFCADTDLNYTRLPWKNFTLYELQTATNYFSHENLIGKGGYAEVYKGCLRDGRLVAIKRQTKGTADEIIGDFLSELGIMVHVNHPNTAKLIGYGTEGGMHLVLELSPHGSLASLLYGSKEKLGWGIRYKIALGTAKGLVYLHEGCQKRIIHRDIKAANILLTEEYEPQICDFGLAKWLPKEWTHHTVSKFEGTFGYLAPEFLLHGIVDEKTDVFAFGVLLLELVTGRRALDYSQQSVVLWAKPLLKKNHIRELVDPSLSDDYNSRQLNLVLLVSSLCIQQSSIRRPSMSQVLQLLNGDLSCLKCMKSSRTAFFQRAFQEEFIGAEECNPIKT; encoded by the exons ATGAAAAAGAAGGTAGATTATTCTTCTCCTGTTGGAGTTCTTGAGGACTATTTTAAGAGCTCAGAATCTGAAACATATTCTTCAAAAGAACACAATGTAGACTATGAAGTGCAACAACACTCAAAGCCCACTTCTCGTTGGCATGGATTTGTCCAATTATTAAGAAGTAGATCCAAAAAATCACTGGCCACAATGCATCCTCTCAGTGTCATGAAGCTCTCAAGAAGAATTAGTGGTAGTATGAGGGAGGCCAAAGCTATGTTTCCAAGCTTTTGTGCAGATACTGATTTGAACTATACTAGATTACCATGGAAGAATTTTACCTTGTATGAGCTACAAACTGCAACCAACTATTTCAGTCATG AAAACCTGATTGGAAAGGGTGGTTATGCTGAAGTTTACAAGGGGTGTTTACGAGATGGAAGACTTGTAGCAATCAAACGTCAAACAAAGGGAACAGCTGACGAGATTATAGGGGACTTCTTATCTGAGCTTGGTATAATGGTCCATGTGAACCATCCAAATACTGCCAAGTTAATTGGCTATGGGACTGAAGGAGGAATGCACCTTGTTCTTGAACTATCTCCACATGGGAGCTTAGCTTCTCTGCTTTACG GTTCAAAGGAAAAGCTGGGATGGGGTATTAGGTATAAGATTGCATTAGGGACAGCTAAAGGTTTAGTATATCTTCATGAGGGTTGTCAAAAAAGAATCATCCACAGAGACATTAAAGCTGCAAACATTTTGCTTACAGAGGAGTATGAGCCTCAG ATATGCGATTTTGGACTTGCAAAATGGCTACCAAAGGAGTGGACTCATCATActgtttcaaaatttgaaggCACATTTGG GTATCTTGCTCCTGAGTTCTTACTGCATGGGATAGTAGATGAAAAAACTGATGTCTTTGCTTTTGGTGTGCTGTTATTGGAACTAGTCACAGGACGCCGAGCACTAGATTACTCACAGCAAAGCGTTGTTTTGTGG GCAAAACCCTTGCTGAAGAAGAATCACATTAGGGAGCTTGTTGATCCTTCTCTATCTGATGACTACAACTCTCGACAGTTGAATCTTGTGCTCTTGGTTTCCTCTTTATGCATACAACAGTCATCAATTCGACGGCCTTCTATGAGTCAG GTTCTACAGCTTCTTAATGGCGACCTTAGCTGCTTGAAATGCATGAAAAGCAGTCGAACAGCATTCTTCCAGAGAGCTTTCCAAGAAGAGTTCATTGGTGCAGAAGAGTGCAACCCAATTAAGACTTAG